A stretch of DNA from Acidovorax carolinensis:
GTCTTGCTGTTCCAGGCCGCCTGCACCTTGTCGGCGCTCAGCTGGTAGCGCTCGGCGGCGGTGGTGGGGATCAGCACCGCGTTGCCTTCGGCGGCGCTGACAAAATGCCGGTTGCACGGGTAGCTGGGGTCGGGCATCAGCACCTCGTCGCCCGCCTCGATCAGCGCCAGGCAAGCCAGGTGCAGCGCCGCCGAGGCGCCCGCAGTGACCACGATGCGGCGTGCGGGCACGTTGACGCCAAAGCGCTGCTGGTACCAGCCGCTGATGCGCTCGCGCAGGGGCTCGTAGCCCAGCGACTGCGTGTATTGGGTGGCGCCATCGTGCACGGCGCGTGCGGCGGCCTCTTGCACCAGCGGGGGTGCCGTGAAATCGGGCTCGCCAATGTTCAGGAAGATCATGGGCTGGCTGCTGCCGGCCACCTCGCGGGCCATGGCCTGCGCGGCCTTGGCGACTTCCATGACATAAAACGGATCAATGCGCTCGGCGCGCCGGGAAAACTTCATGGGGCGGGATCCTGCCCGCGCGGGGCGGGGGGTGGCGAAAAAGGCAGGCCGCAGGGCGGCCTGTAACGCTGGTTCAAGCGCCGGTTCAGGCGCCAGCGTCGGTGCTGGCGGGTGCGGCGGGGGGCGCTGCGCCCTTGTCCGCTGCCACTTCGGCTGCGCGCAGGAGGGGCGCCAGGCCGTTGAGCACGGCGTTCACATACTTGTGGCCATCGGTGCCGCCAAATTCCTTGGCCAGCTCGATGCACTCGTTGAGCACCACGCGCCAGGGCACATCCAGGCAGTGCTGAAACTCGTACACGCCGATCCACATGGTGGCGTGTTCGATGGGCGAGATCTCGGCCATCTTGCGGTCGAGCAGCGGCGTGATCAGGGCATCGAGCTCGGCGGCCGCGTTGATGCAGCCGTGCAGCACGGCGTTGTAGTGCGCGGCGTCGGCCTTGTGAAAGCCGGCCAGATCGCGCGTGAACGAATCAATGGCCGTGGCCTCGTTGCGGCCCACGATGTGCTGATACAGCGCCTGCAGCACAAACTCGCGGGCGCGGCTGCGGTTGGATTTGGAGGCCGCCTTGCGCACGCCGTTGCTCTTGAGCCCGGTGCGGGCCTGCTTGGGGGGGCGTGCAGGCGTGGACGCGGCGGGCGTGGTGGGATCGGTCATGACAATGCTTCCAGCAGGTTGGCCATTTCCACCGCCACGTAGGCGGCATCGCGACCCTTTTCAGTCTGGCGCGCAATGGCCTGATCCAGGTTCTCGGTGGTCAGGATGGCGTTGGCCACGGGCACCTGGTAGTCGAGCGCGATGCGCGAGACGGCCGCGCCCGATTCGTTGGCCACCAGCTCGAAGTGGTAGGTCTCGCCACGGATGATGCAGCCCAGCGCGATCAGTGCGTCGAACTCGTCGCGCTCGGCCAGGGCCTGCAGCGCCACGGGCACTTCGAGGGCGCCGGGCACCAGCACGTGGGTGATGTGCTTTTCCTGCACGCCCAGGTCGAGCAGTGCAGCGCGGCAGGCCGTGGCCAGTGCGTTGGTGACGCTTTCGTTGAAGCGGGCCTGCACGATGCCGATGTGCAGTTTCTTGCCGTCGAGCCGGTCTGCTGTTCCTTTTTCTGCGCCAAACATGGTCGTTCCTTTTATTCTTTGGGGATGTAGCCGGTGATTTCGAGTCCGTAGCCCGCCATGCTGGGCATGCGGCGGGGCTGGCCCATGAGCTGCATCTTGGCAACGCCCACTTCGCGCAGGATCTGCGCGCCCACGCCGTAGGTGCGCAGGTCCATGCGGCCGCGCTCGGGGGCCTGTGCGGCACGCGCCGTGCCTTCGAATTGCTCCAGCAACTGCGCGGCGCTCTCGCCGCAGTTGAGCAGCACGGCCACGCCCTGGCCCTGGGTGGCGATGTAGTGCAGGCTGGTGTCCAGGCCCACGAGTGCATGGACCGGTTGACTTCGAGTGCGTCGAGCACCGACAGCGGTTCGTGCACGCGCACGGGCACCACGTCGTCGGCGCTCCATTGCCCCTTGACCAAGGCCAGGTGCACCGCGCCGCTGGGCTTGTCGCGGAAGGCGTGGGTGGTGAACTCGCCGTAGGCCGTTTGCAGTGTGCGCGTGCCCACCTTCTCGACCAGCGATTCGTTGCGGATGCGGTGCTCGATCAGGTCGGCGATGGTGCCGATCTTGATGCCGTGCTCGGCGGCGAATACCTGCAGGTCCGGCAGGCGCGCCATGGTGCCGTCGTCTTTCATGATCTCGCAGATCACAGCGGAGGGGCTGCAGCCGGCCATGGCGGAGAGGTCGCAGCCGGCCTCGGTGTGGCCCGCGCGCATGAGCACGCCGCCGTCCACCGCCTGCAGCGGGAAGATGTGGCCGGGTTGCACCAGATCGCTGGCCTGGCTGCTCTTGGCCACGGCCACCTGGATGGTGCGCGCGCGGTCGGCGGCCGAGATACCGGTGGTCACGCCCTCGGCGGCCTCGATGGAGACCGTGAAGGCCGTGCTGTACACGGTGCCGTTGCGCGTGGCCATGGGCGGCAGCTTGAGGTGTTCGCAGCGTTCGCGCGTGAGCGTCAGGCAGATCAGGCCGCGGCCAAAGCGCGCCATGAAGTTGATGGCCTCTGGCGTGACATGGTCGGCTGCCAGCACCAGGTCGCCTTCGTTTTCACGGTCTTCTTCGTCCACCAGGATGACCATGCGCCCGGCGCGCATCTCGGCCACGATGTCTTGCACCGGCGAGATGGGCGCGGGGGTGAGGGGGATGTTCATGGGAGGGCTTTCGTTGGGGGCCGCAGTGAACGGTCGGGCGGCAGCGCAGGTTCCCGAGGCCAGACGGCTGTGCAGGCCTGCAAGGCCCGCCCCAAAGAACATGCGATGCGGCGCGGCCGCACGGTGCAGAGATCGGCGCGGTGCGCAGAACTCCAAAGCAACTGATTTTAGTTCAGACCGGGCCGGCCTGCCGTCGGCCAGGCAAGTTCAGGGCTGCAGCTCGACATCGCTCACGGGATAGGCCACGCAGGGCAGCACGCAGCCCTCGGCCATTTCTTCGGACGACAGCCCGGGCCACTCGATCTCGTAGCGCACGCTGCCCTGGCGCAGCTGCCCCAGGCAGGTGCGGCAGGTGCCGTTGCGGCATGAGCTGGGCCAGTCGATGCCGCCTTGTTCCAGCGAGACCAGCAGCGGCTGGTCGGGCCAGGCATCGCATTGCGCGCCGTCGGGTGCAACGCGGGCGATGAAAAAAGGCGCTGTCATGGGGGAAAGGGACGAATCGCTCATGGTTCCAAGGGGGTCAGTGGCTGGGCGCGGTGCGTTGCCACACCAGCAGCAAGTTATTGGCGGGCAGCGCGTGGCGTGCGGCCAGGCGCAGGCCGGCGCGCTGCGCTTCGCGTGCGACGTCACTGAGCGCACGAATGCCCCAGGCCGGGTTTTGGGCGCGCAGGCTGGCATCGAACGCCAGGTTGCCGGGGCCGTGGGTACATCGTCTTCGAGGTAGGGCCCGTAGGTGACCAGGTGCCCCGTGGGCGCGAGGTGCCTTGCGGCGCCCTGCATCAGGCCTGCGCAGCACGCCCAGGGCGCGATGTGCAGCATGTTGGCGCAGTAGATGAGGTCAAACGGAGCGGTAAAGGTGGGGCCTGTGCTCGGCCAGCGGTCTGAAAGCACGTCCAGCAGCAGCGGCGCCCGCACGTTGCTGGCGCCCGCGTTGGCGCTCCAGGCGGCAATCGAGGCGAAACCGTGGGGCGCTGCATCGGTAGGCTGCCAAGTCCAGCCGGGCAAGGCCGCGCCAAAGCAGGCTGCATGCTGGCCCGTGCCGCTGGCAATTTCCAGCGCGGCGCCGCGCTCGGGCAGTAAGGCCTGCAGCACCGCCAGGATGGGGCCGCTGTTGCGCGCGGCGGCAGGGCTGTGTTCACGGGCATCGAAAGGCATGATTTGGATAAAAAAACGGTTCTAGCGCTTACCGGTAAAGCGGTTAAAGCTATTGAAAAAGGAGTGCTGTCTGCCGCCGTGTCTGCGCCTCGATAGTGCTTAAAAAATGGGCGATGCGATGGATTTCTTTACAAATCAAGGGCTTGGCGCCGCCATACAGGACTTGTCAAAAGTTATCCACACCATTGTCCAGTGTGGACTGGGATAAGCTGGTGTCGATGTGGACTGCACTGCTTAAAAAACAGGCGGTGCAGGGGATTTCTTTATGAATCAATCACTTGGCGCTGCCATACAAGGCTTGTCAAAACTTATCCACATGATTGTCCAGCGCTGGCAGGGATAACCGGTCTGACTTTGGCCCAGCTTTCGTTCGCCGCCGGTGTGGCTCAGGCGGCTACCTTGACGCCTTTCCAGAAGGCAACGCGGCCGCGGATTTCTTCGGCCTCGGGCTTGGGGTCGGCATAGAACCAGGCCGCGTCGGTATTCATCTCGCCATCGACCAGCAGCGACAGGTAACTTGCCTGCCCTTTCCATGCGCAGGTGGTCTTGTGGTTGCTGAAGGTGAAGTACTCGCGCTTGAGAGCGCTTTCGGGGAAGTAATGGTTGCCTTCGACCACCACGGTGTCGTCGCTCTCGGCAACCACCACGCCGTTCCAGCTGGCTTTCATGGGAATCCTTTATCGCATTAAAATGGGTTGCAACGCTTATGGGATAAGCGCTGCATGCTATCAATTCAATAGTTTGGCTCGCATGGCCGCAATGCACAGGTGATGCGGCTGCGCAACCCTGCGCCGGCGCCGCATTTTCGTGCGTCAGTCAAACAGCGCGTCAAAGCCTTCCTCCGGGGTGAAGCGGCGATCGCGGTAATGCAGCCGCGTGGGGCCGGGCAGGGCGCGCTCGCGCACGGGGTGCATGGCATCGCCGGGGTAGCAGATCACGCGCACGCCCTCGTGGTCGAACGGCTCGGGCAGGATGAGGGGCGGGCGCTGGCTGCGTGCGGCGGCCAGCACGCTGGCCACGCTGGCATGGCGCGCCAGATGGGCCAGGCTCATGATTTGCGGCGGCGCCAGGTCGATGCGGCCATCGCGGTATTGCTCCAGCGCCGTGCGCGGCGCCAGCCACAGGCTGTCGGTGGTTTCCTCGTCGTCGTGTCTCGCGGTCTGGTCGGCAGGCGCCTGGGCGACAAAAAAGCGCGTGTCAAAGCGGCGCGTGCCCATGGTGGGCGCCAGCGGCGTGATCCAGCGCGACCAGGGCGCGAGCTGGCGGGTTTGCAGGCGCAGCTGCAGTGCGGCCAGCACCTGCGCAAACGGCTGGCCTTCGCGCAGCATGGCGCGGGCGCGCAGGGCATCCACCGGGGCGTCGCCCCCCAGGGGCTCGGCCAGCAGCAGGCCGCATTCCTCCAGCGCTTCGCGCAACGCGGCTACATACAGGCCGGCGGCGGTGGGGTGGTCGGTGTCGGGCTCGTTCAGTCGCTCGTGCAGCGCGGCGTGGGGCTGGTCGAGGTGGGCGGCGGGGTTCAACGTGGCGTCGTCGGCATCGAGCTTGCCGCCGGGAAACACATACACCCCCGCCATGTTCGATGCCTTGGCGTGGCGGCGCAGCAGCAGCACCTCGGGGCCGGCAGCGGCGTCGCGCAGCAGCACCACGGTGGCGGCTGCGCGGGGCGTTTCGGAATCAACGGGGGTTGCAGGCTGCATGGGAGCTTTCGTGGGGCGGGCAGTCACGGGCCGGACTGGTGGGGCGCTTTTTGTGGCGTAGAGTGCTGCTCTATTTTCCACATTCATCACAACACAGGGGAGTGATTGCAGCATGGCGATTGATTTCAAAGGCCGCGTGGCCATCGTGACGGGCGCCGGTGGTGGCCTGGGCCGCCAGCATGCATTGGCACTGGCCGCGCGCGGCGCCAAGGTGCTGGTCAATGACCTGGGCAGCGGCGTGCATGGCGAGGGCGGCTCGGTCAGCCCGGCGCAGGCGGTGGTCGATGAAATCCGTGCTGCCGGTGGCGAGGCGCTGGCCAACGGC
This window harbors:
- the nusB gene encoding transcription antitermination factor NusB; this encodes MTDPTTPAASTPARPPKQARTGLKSNGVRKAASKSNRSRAREFVLQALYQHIVGRNEATAIDSFTRDLAGFHKADAAHYNAVLHGCINAAAELDALITPLLDRKMAEISPIEHATMWIGVYEFQHCLDVPWRVVLNECIELAKEFGGTDGHKYVNAVLNGLAPLLRAAEVAADKGAAPPAAPASTDAGA
- a CDS encoding NUDIX hydrolase, giving the protein MQPATPVDSETPRAAATVVLLRDAAAGPEVLLLRRHAKASNMAGVYVFPGGKLDADDATLNPAAHLDQPHAALHERLNEPDTDHPTAAGLYVAALREALEECGLLLAEPLGGDAPVDALRARAMLREGQPFAQVLAALQLRLQTRQLAPWSRWITPLAPTMGTRRFDTRFFVAQAPADQTARHDDEETTDSLWLAPRTALEQYRDGRIDLAPPQIMSLAHLARHASVASVLAAARSQRPPLILPEPFDHEGVRVICYPGDAMHPVRERALPGPTRLHYRDRRFTPEEGFDALFD
- the ribH gene encoding 6,7-dimethyl-8-ribityllumazine synthase; the protein is MFGAEKGTADRLDGKKLHIGIVQARFNESVTNALATACRAALLDLGVQEKHITHVLVPGALEVPVALQALAERDEFDALIALGCIIRGETYHFELVANESGAAVSRIALDYQVPVANAILTTENLDQAIARQTEKGRDAAYVAVEMANLLEALS
- a CDS encoding 2Fe-2S iron-sulfur cluster-binding protein, encoding MSDSSLSPMTAPFFIARVAPDGAQCDAWPDQPLLVSLEQGGIDWPSSCRNGTCRTCLGQLRQGSVRYEIEWPGLSSEEMAEGCVLPCVAYPVSDVELQP
- a CDS encoding DUF427 domain-containing protein, encoding MKASWNGVVVAESDDTVVVEGNHYFPESALKREYFTFSNHKTTCAWKGQASYLSLLVDGEMNTDAAWFYADPKPEAEEIRGRVAFWKGVKVAA